The Aedes albopictus strain Foshan chromosome 2, AalbF5, whole genome shotgun sequence region CTTAAATACTTGTGATAATTGACGTAAGTGATAACTGAGTTCAAATTAGTCACATCTCATTAGAATATAACAAAACGTGAAAAGTGGAACGAGGGCACTTCCAATGCCCATTAGTGCTAGAGCAAGTTTCTAGAGACATCTGCAGTTCCATGTGCTATACGGCCCTAGATAGGCACGGCGCTGCTGTGCGGACACCCTACCTACAGTTTGAATTATTACAGGAAAATGGCTCGAGGACACCAGAAAATCCAGTCGCAGCAGAAGGCGCAGGAAAAGGCCGCCAAAATGAAGAAGCAACAGGGTCATGGACTTAGCGATCAGATGAAGGCTGCCCAGAAAGCACTTGTCTTTTCCTGTGCTGTGTGTAAGGTAGGTAATTCCCACACTTTCACTATTGCGATTTTTATTTCTTGACTATAGGCATGCACAACTAGTACTGTTCAACACGTAGTGATGGTATGTAGTCTGCATTGGTCAACAGATTAACAAAAAAGCCGAGTTAGCAAATCGTTTCAAGGGTAGTC contains the following coding sequences:
- the LOC109416014 gene encoding zinc finger protein 706 encodes the protein MARGHQKIQSQQKAQEKAAKMKKQQGHGLSDQMKAAQKALVFSCAVCKSQMPDPKTYKQHFENKHPKSELPADLKDV